One segment of Carya illinoinensis cultivar Pawnee chromosome 1, C.illinoinensisPawnee_v1, whole genome shotgun sequence DNA contains the following:
- the LOC122285782 gene encoding SPX domain-containing membrane protein At4g22990-like, whose product MVAFGKKLRESQIEEWQGCYINYKLMKKKVNRYRQQIEVGTQNGDNFLMDFSRLLDCEIERIVLFLLEQQGQLATRLSDLRQQHHALLQQPDGSKISELQEAYRAVGCDLLRLLSFVEINAIGLRKILKKFDKRFGYKFTDYYVKTRANHPYSQLRQVFKHVGFGAVVGAICRNLADLQDLQHHQGNYISIYDHPALSHPDPVIDSIRSAVEKLSNSTNYLHFLGRHAFIMEDDLPTPSQDDSADQRYHFMSLLLNLVNTFLYMVNTYIIVPTADSYSLSLGAAATVCGVVIGSMAVAQVFSSVYFSAWSNRSYFRPLVFSSVVLLVGNTLYALAFDLNSISVLLIGRLFCGLGSARAVNRRYISDCVPLKLRMQASAGFVSASALGMACGPALACLLQKNFKISKLTFNENTLPGWLMTLAWLVYLLWLWISFREPSLETKETAVPQEANAGPLAKVAVNSDFTQPLLVKSEAKQQDDGEDQECDDIEEDSGEFQKPVTSIVMAYRLLTPSVKVQLFVYFMLKYAMEILLAESSVITGYYFIWQSSSVAVFLACLGLTVLPVNIIVGNYIGNMFEERQVLLASEIMVCFGILLSFQVFIPYSVPQYVGSALITFVSAEVLEGVNLSLLSRVMSSRLSRGTYNGGLLSTEAGTLARVIADGTITLSGYLGESRLLNITLAPALLICISSIIATCFTYNSLY is encoded by the exons ATGGTGGCCTTTGGAAAGAAGCTGAGAGAATCACAAATTGAAGAATGGCAAGG ATGCTACATCAATTACAAattaatgaagaagaaagttaaTCGATACAGACAACAGATTGAGGTCGGAACACAAAATGGTGATAATTTTCTGATGGACTTCTCAAGATTGCTCGACTGTGAG ATCGAAAGGATTGTCCTTTTCCTGCTAGAACAACAAGGGCAACTTGCTACCAGGTTATCCGATCTTAGACAACAGCACCATGCTCTTTTACAGCAGCCAGATGGATCAAAAATATCTGAATTACAGGAAGCATATAGAGCAGTTGGATGTGATCTTTTAAGGCTTCTCTCTTTTGTTGAGATCAATGCCATTGGTTTGCGTAAGATATTGAAAAAGTTCGATAAGCGGTTTGGTTATAAGTTCACCGACTACTATGTCAAAACTCGTGCAAATCATCCTTACTCCCAGCTGCGACAAGTTTTCAAGCACGTG GGGTTTGGTGCCGTCGTTGGAGCCATATGTCGCAATCTCGCAGATCTTCAAGACCTTCAACACCATCAGGGGAACTACATATCGATATATGATCACCCTGCTTTATCCCACCCG GATCCTGTCATCGATTCTATTAGGTCAGCTGTAGAGAAATTATCAAACTCTACAAATTACCTTCACTTTTTGGGAAGACATGCCTTTATCATGGAGGACGACTTGCCAACTCCATCTCAAGATGATAGTGCTGACCAGAGATATCATTTTATGTCACTTCTCCTGAACTTGGTAAACACATTTCTATATATGGTCAACACATACATTATAGTTCCGACAGCAGACAGCTACTCCTTGAGCCTTGGAGCTGCAGCAACAGTCTGTGGAGTTGTGATAGGTTCTATGGCTGTTGCTCAGGTGTTTTCTTCAGTTTATTTTAGTGCATGGTCAAATAGATCGTACTTCAGGCCCCTTGTATTTAGTAGTGTTGTCCTTCTTGTGGGAAACACCTTATATGCTCTGGCTTTTGATCTGAATTCAATATCTGTTCTTCTGATTGGTCGGCTCTTCTGTGG GTTAGGTTCTGCAAGGGCTGTTAACAGGCGTTATATCAGTGATTGTGTACCCCTCAAATTGAGAATGCAGGCGTCTGCAGGTTTTGTAAGTGCGAGTGCGCTTGGAATGGCATGTGGTCCAGCTCTTGCTTGTTTACTCCAGAAGAATTTTAAGATTTCAAAGCTTACTTTCAATGAGAATACATTGCCCGGTTGGCTTATGACTCTTGCGTGGCTTGTCTACTTATTGTGGTTATGGATTTCTTTTAGAGAGCCTTCTCTTGAGACTAAAGAAACTGCTGTGCCGCAGGAAGCTAACGCTG GACCATTGGCAAAAGTTGCTGTAAATAGTGATTTCACTCAACCATTGCTAGTGAAATCAGAAGCTAAGCAACAAGATGATGGCGAAGACCAAGAATGTGATGATATTGAAGAAGATTCTGGGGAATTTCAAAAGCCTGTCACGTCAATTGTGATGGCATATAGACTACTTACACCATCAGTAAAG GTTCAACTATTTGTGTATTTTATGCTCAAATATGCCATGGAGATTTTACTTGCTGAATCAAGTGTCATCACtggatattattttatttggcaAAGCAGCAGTGTGGCAGTCTTTCTTGCATGTCTCGGGCTAACAGTGCTTCCAGTAAACATTATTGTTGGAAACTATATCGGCAACATGTTTGAAGAAAG GCAAGTCCTACTGGCATCTGAAATTATGGTGTGTTTTGGTATACTTCTAAGCTTCCAAGTATTCATCCCTTACTCTGTCCCTCAATATGTTGGCTCAGCTCTAATCACATTTGTATCCGCTGAAGTCCTTGAAG GTGTGAACTTATCACTCCTATCTCGCGTCATGTCATCAAGGCTTTCCCGTGGCACATACAATGGTGGACTGCTTTCCACGGAAGCCGGGACCCTGGCTCGAGTAATTGCAGATGGTACAATAACACTGTCTGGTTATTTGGGTGAGAGTAGACTCTTGAATATCACCTTAGCTCCTGCACTCCTCATCTGTATTTCATCCATCATTGCTACCTGCTTCACCTACAACTCTCTCTACTGA